In the Lagenorhynchus albirostris chromosome 16, mLagAlb1.1, whole genome shotgun sequence genome, gtctgttttatattttaagtttttgtaatttttatatgaaGAAGTTTCagtctttatgtatttttatttaagtgcactgtgagaattaaatctcAAAAAATACTTCCCGATAGTGTCCTTTGCTCTACAAAGTTTAGAAGCcattaagagagaagaaaaagataatggtggaatatacattttaatggctttgataaaaatgtttgaaaatgtagATCTCTACTTTGGTGATGGCATCATTGATGTACTGATGTGTGAAGTGGTATACATCAGTAACAACTGCCAGCTTTGGCAAGGCTTTCTGCTACTTGCTGCTTCATTTCCAGCCTTGATCTCCTAATATTATAGTGTGAAGCCTTTACGTTCAGGAAAATATAGCTGGTTTACATTTAGACTTAGTATGAAAAGGGGTTAACTTTGGCACTggctcttttaaaaagtttttcagCCTCTATTCAAAGGTCTAACTAGTTACTTCTATTGTGGCTTTACTTTCAAGGATCATTTGAAGAGATGTCTAAACCTTCTATGTATTCCATAGAACTTTCACTTTTTATCTCTATCCTTTTGCTTATGTGGACGGAGTGCACATTTATGTGTGACCTTGAATGCCTGTGTGTATTGGTCTAGGGTCAGAGAATAATAAGGGCTAATCCTGCTCAAGTTCTGTTTAGCACTTACTGCTTTAGGCTGCTGTTCAACTGTTCCTCTTGGGCTGCTGTCACTACATGTAGCTAGTGTGTGGTTACATTATAGAGGAAGGTCTCTTGAGTTTGAAATAGCAGAAATCTCAAAATGGGGCATATGGGACTTCCATATGGGacgtccagtggtaaagaatccgccttacaatgcaggggacatgggttcattcactggtcggggaactaagatcccacatgctgcggggcaactaagcccgcacaccacaactattgaactCGTGTGCCTCAacaagagcccgcgtgccgcaagctacagagcccacgtgctgtggagcctGCACGCCGTGactgcagagcccatgcaccctggagcccacgcaccacagctacaGAGCTGATGCGTCCtggagcccacgagtcacaactagcGCATGCCACGattagagagaagcctgcgtgctgcaatgagacaagtccacatgccgcaatgaagacccaacacagccaaaaaaaaaagaacataaataaataagtaaatattttttaaaaaggggcatATACTGGAATTAACTGGACTCTGTTTTTCCACATTCAGGTTATGGCTTTTCTatatctgagaaaaaaattaaacatttttaaacatagaTATTTTGATAGCTTCCGTAGCTCTAGTTTGCATAATTCCCAGTCATGTTGGTGTTTCCTATTTGGTTCAGTGTTCAGCTTTCAAATAATATTAATGACATACTAGAaataaatacaggcatacctcatttcattgtgctttgcagatgctgtgttttttacaaattgaaggtttgtggcaacccagCGTTGACAAGTCTGTTGGTGCCATTTTCCCAaccagcatttgctcactttgtgtctgtgTTGCATTTTGGTAGTTCTCAGTATTTctaaccctccaccagcaaaaagattaatGACCTGTTAAAGGCTCGGATAATAAttagcatttttcagcaataaagtagttttaaattttgatatgtaCATTgggtttttagacataatgcttattgcacacttaataggccACAGTATTGTGTAAACATAGTTTTATAttcaggaaaccaaaaaattcatgtgattgTAATGTGATAgcactttattgtggtgatctggACCTGAACCCACAATAATTTTGAGGCATGTTTGTATTAAATTTCCAAACAGCATAATAATGTTTgccttatttatattttaatttttttttttacatgacttCATTTGGACAGTGAACTTATTTCAATCATCAAGCTTTTATTTAACTAAAAACTGCTCAGATTAAGCAGTTCATTTGATATGTTCTAGGATACGTATCAGGGGAAGTCTTTTCAAAAGACTTAGAGGAatgctgacttttaaaaatataaatgacaatACACCCCttcaaaaattaatgaataaccAAAAAAGATgaagttttaaattcttttagttGACTGTAgtcagaatttgttttttttttttttaacatctttattggagtataattgctttacaatggtgtgtttctgctttataacaaagtgaatcagtgatacatattattatatccccatatctcttccctcttgcgtctccctccccccccatcccacccctctaggtggtcacaaagcactgagctgttctccctgtgctatttggctgcttcccactagctgttagttttacatttggtagtgtatatatgtccatgccactctcacactttgtcccagcttacccttacccttctccgtgtcctcaagtccattctccagtaggtctgtgtctttattcccatcttgcccctaggttcttcatgaccttttttttagcttccatatatatgtgtcagcatatggtatttgtttatctcttactgacttacttgactctgtatgacagactctaggtccatccacctcactacagataactcaatttcgtttctttttatggctgagtaatactccattgtatatatgtgccacatctttatccattcatctgttgatggacccttgggttgcttccatgtcctggctattgtgaatagagctgcagtgaacattgtggtacatgactctttttgaattatggtcttctcagggtatatgcccagtagtgggattgctgggtcatatggtagttctatttgtagttttttaaggaacctccatactgctctccatagtggctgtatcaatttacattcccaccagtagtgcaagagggttcccttttctccacaccctctccagcatttattgtttctagatttttttgatggccattctgactggtgtgagatggtatctcattgtagttttgatttgcatttctctaacgattaatgatgttgagcattctttcatgtgtttgttggcaatctgtatatcttttttggagaaatgtctatttaggtcttctgcccatttttggattgggttgtttgtttttttgatattgagctgcctgagctgcttgtaaattttggagattaatcctttgtcagttgcttcatttgcaaatattttctcccattctgagggttgtcttttggtcttgtttatggtttcctttgctgtgcaaaagctttaattaggtcccatttgtttatttttgtttttatttccatttctctaggaggtgggtcaaaaaggatcttgctgtgatttatgtcatagagcgttctgcctatattttcctctaagagtttgatagtgtctggccttacatttaggtcttcaatccattttgagtttatttttgtgtatggtgttagagagtgttctaagttcattctttcacatgtagctgtccagttttcccagcaccccttactgaagaggctgtcttttctccattgtatattctcgtctcctttatcaaagataaggtgaccatatgtgcgtgggtttatctcagggctttctatcctgttccactgatttatatttctgtttttgtgccagtaccatactatcttgattactgtagctttgtagtatagtttgaagtctgggagcctgattcctccagctctgtttctaaagattgctttggctattcagggcctttcgtgtttccatacaaattgtgaaattttttgttttagttctgtgaaaaatgccattggtaatttgatagggattgcattgaatctgtagattgctttggaaattAATGAATAACCAAAAAAGATgaagttttaaattcttttagttGACTGTAGTCAGAATTTGTATCTGTTTTCAtgtttgtgttcttttcattGCAGGGGCAGAAAACGTTTTGTAAGTGAAGGAGATGGAGGTCGTCTTAAACCAGAGAGCTACTGAATATAAGAACTCTTGCAGTCTtagatgttataaaaaatatatatatctgaattgtAAGAGTTGTTAgcacagttttttggttttttttttttttagcacttgtttTGGGTACAAggcatttttgaaattttgtaaACTTACATTTaagggaaatttttaaagtaagtgttttttctttttcttttttgagcgtGTAAAGGAGGGACAGAAAAGTAACCACTTCTTAAGTGGGATATTCTCATAAGCTACCTTTTTTAAGTGCCATGTTTATGACATAATCATTCCAAGTTTTGCATTGATGTCTGACTGCCACTCCTTTCTTTCAAGGACAGTGTTTTTGTAGTAAAATCACTGGTTTATACAAAGCTTTATTTAGGGGGTAAAGTTAAGCTGCTAAAACCCCATGTTGGCTGCTGCTGTTGAAATACTGTGCTTTgggagtaaaaaaaaacaaaaaaaaagttattcctttgtcttaaagaattttaaaaaaatgacttagtTATGAGACTTATTCATCTTTCCAGGGAACATTGCTCGGTCTTAAAGACTAGACAGTTAAGTAAATGGTGGCTGGAACATCTATTTTTCTACAAAACTGGACGAATGAACCCAGTTCTAGAAGAATGTATGACAAAATAAAACATGTGAAGCAGTGTTGATTCTTTATTGGGAGTACCTTTATTTTAGGGCTTTCAAAAAACATATTTCACACAacaaattttaaatcatataaaaGAGCATGTTTGAACCTAGTGAATTTTAAACTTTGCTCCTAGAAAACTTTTAAAACGAGTACAGtagtaaatgaattattttaatattatacttGGTGGGAAATACTTGCACACTTACCTGTTTTTGATCTTATCTAGAGCTTAatgaaatttctaaaacataTATACCTTTCATAATTCTTAAGTTCTATTACCAAGTAATGCTTGTGTTAcaaaaaattattcttcaaagaTTCATAGTTTTACATTTACCCAGTGTCTGAGAAAATAGTTACCAATAAATAAGTTATCTAAAGAATGATCACATTTCTGACCTCTTTTGCCAAGCCTAAATACTCAGCAAGGCCTCAAGGTCCATACTAATTTAAATTGTCTGATACCGACTGCCGCAAACCAACCAAGAATTATATTGAGAATTCACAGAGGTATTCTTAGAACATACGCATTACAGGTTTAGCTACAGTCTTTTAGAACGAAAACTTCCAATTTTATGTTCATATTTACTTCATGGGCTCTTTCAAGTCcatattaatttccatttttagggttttaaaattgtgtttgatACCTGGAAGACAAAGGTGGCCAGGTAAGTCTGTAAAATCAGTATAATTAAAAGCTTAGGTAACTACTGGATAGATGAgggtttcttaaaaattaaatttgtttaagAAATACAGTTTTGTCATTACTAGTAGTATCAGTTGGTCAGGCAAGATAGCCTTAAATGTGTCATGACACAAAATTCTTCAAATTcagtttttaataaacatttacagGATTCTCTGACTATAAAAGGTGCATTTACTGACTTGTGCCTAAGAATGTTATCTAGAAAATTGATGGGAATGGTGAACAATAATTGGCAGTTCTAAAaacttgggttaaaaaaaaaccaaaatctgggttcaaagttttaaaattgctTCTGTTTAGTACAAACTGGAGTGTTTTttgttgtaattattttatatttgtttttggctgtgttgggtcttcgtttctgtgcgagggctttctccagttgcggtgagcggggcccactcttcatcgtggtgcgcaggcctctcactgtcgcggcctctcccattgtggagcacaagctccagacgcgcaggctcagtagttgtggctcacgggcctagccactccgtggcatgtgggatcttctcagaccgggacacgaacccgtgtcccttgcactggcaggcagattcctaatcactgtgccaccagggaagccccaaatcggAGTGTTTAAATTCACAATCCAAGTTTTATTAATCTtggttatttttatgttatgggaataaaatctgttttattaATACATAGTGCTTTCAGCATACAGATGCAGGTTATTTTCTAGCTATTgttaataataaggaaaatggAGGGTGTTCTGCAGAAGTGCTAAGTTATCATTCAGTGACTTATTTGcggtttttccttttctgccatTTCCTGTTGGCGAATTGTATCCTGTGCTGCTTGCTGcattttctccagtttttccaGAGTCAGAGATTTTAGGGGTAAAAGTTTGGGTTTACACAGCACCATTGTGGTTATATCTTCTACAGACAACTGCcctaaagtataaaaagaaagaattggaGTGAGATAACACAGCTGTTTGGTGGTTTGGAGTTGCAGCTAGAATTAAGGTGTAAAAACTTAATCCATTGACGTTGAAAAATCTCTTGTTCTCATAGTCCCCCCCCCCCAGTGTATCttcagtataaaaatataaaagcaacatttaCCCTACAGCATATCttcaatataaaagcaacatttaATACTAGGACGTTCATAAGGTATTGAATTTTTTAAGATCCTAAGCTACAATGAGACAACTTTTTGTGTCAAACGtttaatctcaaaaaaaaaattggggggaaatACAATGTACATAAAAATAAGAGGAGGAACAAGATGGCACAGTAAAAGGACCTTGAGCTCACCCCCTCTcgtgagcacaccaaaatcacaatgcTGAACAACCGTCgataaaaaaaactgaaaccTATCAAAAAAGATACATCCAAACACATAAGGCAGAAACCCAGTGAGATGGCAGGAGGGTCACACTTGCAATAGAATCA is a window encoding:
- the BBIP1 gene encoding BBSome-interacting protein 1 is translated as MAEMKSMFREVLPKQGQLSVEDITTMVLCKPKLLPLKSLTLEKLEKMQQAAQDTIRQQEMAEKEKPQISH